tcctgtctcacacagcagcggctgaatgacatcatcattcagcgccgcggctCTGCAAGataggaagctgccggcgatgatagcgcggcttcaggataccatgaggtgtgtatgcagaggtgaatggtgctgtgtgtatgcagagaggtgaatggtgctgtgtgtgtatgcagagaggagaatgatgctgtgtgtgtatgcagagaggtgaatggtgctgtgtgtgtatgcagagaggagaatgatgctgtgtgtgtatgcagagaggtgaatggtgctgtatgtatggagagaggtgaatggtgctgtgtgtgtaggaaagggcaatgatgggggtggtggggcagaaggcaatgatgggggagaaagcaatgatggggtggtggaaagtgcaataatgggggtggtggggaggaggaaatgatggaggtggtgaatgggcaataatggggggtggggaggaaatgatggaggcgttgtaatgggcaatgatggggtggtggggcagaAGGCAATAATTGGGTTGACAGAGGGCAAagatggggaagaaagcaatgatggggctggtggaAAGGGCAAAAATGGGGTGgttgggaggaggaaatgatggaggcggtgtaatggGTAATGATAggagtggtggtggaaagggcaaagatggggatggtgggggaggaggaaatgatggaggtcgtgggatgggtaatgatggggtggtggtggagaagacaatgatgatggcggtggaaaggacaaagataggggaggaggaaatgaagGTGGtgaaatgggtaatgatggggtggtgggggagaaggcaatgatggaggtggtggggaggaggcaatgatggaggtgatgaaggggCAATCGTggggggggagagggcaataatgggatgcggggggaggaggacaataaggggtgtgggggattgggatgtgaGGAAGGGGGATttttaatggatttaggaacaggggaggtggaggaagacgttattatctattatgtctaacacagtccattagtagaaagtgtactcacttattatgtatagcacagttagtttcctcttttatgtataacaccgtcccttattacataccatcctctctagttatatatggtgcctccccttattatatagctttctttgccattatgtacagtgctgtctcttacatagtgtattcttgttgttTTTGTTATTTACAGCGCCCtcctttattacatagtcccctctcttcaggggcgtaactaccgcggtcgcagcggtcgccattgcgaccgggccccgcaggtcaggggccccgggttggcaggtcagtgcagggccggactggccatcgggcacttctggcaaatgccagaagagccggtgccagtagtgggccgccgccgcatttaactataccggcgtctatgacaccggtatagttcaatgcaatgtggaggagagagcgtctgctgacgccccctctcccatcattccccgctctgcctctgacagtacactgcgggtgcgcgatgacgtcatatcatcgcgcacctgcagtgtcctggccagactgcagccgccaggagcagcgcgggcaaaaggaaaggtgaggagtttttctctatccccatgatggcaccacggagagaggggtccgcccccagggacaggaaacctacaggtgaaaaagggcgtacctctctcccacatcagttggtttcctgtccctgacggggaacctacagcacgtacctgaaggattcttcgtggagttccaggggctgatgcagtcgactttctaacagggggcgccctgttacggctggatcaagcggttttttcctctcttttttctccctttcctgaagcaccaccacaggggtcggcgggcctcatgggtgagtggaggaaggcagtgaaaggatccagtctgccttccatgaaaaaaaaaaaaaaaaagagagggggggtaaggagcaggtgacggcggtcaccggaggactcttaatgataatatggaggtagcggcggctatcttTCCATAAAAGGCCAAGTAAGACGGGCCAGAGGACACCGGCGTAATTACCGGTAAATCGGTGTGGGCGTCGGTAATGGAGCGCTGGTGCGCTCACCGGCGCCATCATCGCGAAAACGCAGCGCTACTGCGCGCGCGCCGGCGTCCCAGTACATTCATTCCCTCATGTGAAGCTGGCAGAgaaccggaagttgggcgggcgcatgcgcaaacagtcacttccggtttcgccggCACTAATGCATAAAAGCAACGCCAGCACAGGGAAAAtggtggcaaattcaaactccaagtgcaccttacagtgcggaggccaccatgagcgaaagcgagcagcaggttatgcaggaagccgtccagcgatctcctgagcaggcacaagtgcagcggcgtctgcacccacagcagcagcgcaaaggaaactcgtcctctgtacagcgcagcagcagcggacgatcagagtctcaacgcagtcgggggtctgcaaaaaccacacggccggcgacgattccagcggatacagtcaccaggcctgagacggtatctctgatccacagggggtgagtgatctacgtgaaagtgctgacTTTAATGTAGGGCTCTTTCTGTTCTAGGGGAGGAAAAGTACAGCCAAAACTAAGCACAGagaatgtgccatatgttcagacgagctgccttcctcctgggagaagagactatgcagcgtctgtataaaaaagacgattcaggaggaaaccccatcatttgcatccgaattaaagtcactaataaaaagccaggtggaaagtgccattaaaggcattaaagccacaaagaaaaaacataagaaaacaccTGAGTCCCCCGTATCCAGTGCGgacgagtcagagagtgaactatctGACTCGAATAATTCGTCAGATtctgacacctcttcagtatcctctgagggggggcgcagttgcttccctatcgaggaaacagacgctttagtgaaagcggtcagagcaacaatgggTCTAGTGGAGGAGCGACCTAAaaaaacagcgcaggacataatgttcagcggtctggaacaaaaaagaaaaagagcatttccagtaaatgagaaaattcactctctaattaaaagagagtggaaaaaaccagacaaaaaagctctcctcacccccaaaagaaaatacccgtttgatgacccagcctgctcatcctggagtaaggcaccaaaattagatgtggccatagcaaaggcctcaaaaaagtttgccctaccttttgaggacatgggtaccttaaaagatccgatggacaaaaaagccgaggttTTTCTAAAAAACTCTTGGGAAGCGGCAGGAGGCGGACTTAAACCAGCGGTCGCGGCCACCTGCACAGCtcgcgcgctaatggtgtggcttgagcacttggattcccaattaaaagGAAAAGTCTCTAGAGACACgattcaaaaatcagtgtccgtaatgaaaggtgcagcagcctttttggcggatgcatctgtagactcagccagactagcagccagggctgccgccttttcgaacgccgcaagacgtgccctgtggctaaaatgttggccaggggaccttcagacaaagacaaaactatgttcaataccctgtgagggggaattcttgttcggcacaacgctagatgacatcctcgagaaagccgaggacaagaaaaagtctttccctggtttccccaaccaatcatacagacgttcctttcggaataaaaaatttatgcggagaaaacctccgaaagggaacaaagaaacatgggaggaaaaaagaaataaaaccagagggttcctattcaacaaacccactcccgacaacaagaaaactcaatgaaggtgtcccccaggttggcgggagactaacagagttcctcccagcctgggaaaaaatttcaagcagcccctggatactaggcatagtacgagaagggctcaagctaaagttccgcattccccccaacaacctcttcatggtgacaccacagagacagtctcaagaacagtcggctcttcaggaagagattctaggcctagtccagaaggaagtcctacaggaagtccctcaccaggaaagaggcatgggcttctactctcccctcttcctccgaaagaagccagatggatcatacaggacaataataaatctcaaaaagttaaacagttttctcgagatcccacacttcaaaatggagacaataaaatcttgcgtaaaaatactctttcccaggtgtttcatgactgttctagacctacgagatgcatactatcatgtaccgatccacaaggatcatcaaaagtacctccggctggcagtgaatatccagggggaggtgaaacattatcagtttcgggccctcccttttgggttagctatcgcaccccgggtattcacgaaactaatgtcggaagtgatggctcatatacgagagcagaatatcctgatagtcccatacctggacgacctccttgtggcagggacatcattccatcactgcaaacagcagttggatttggttatgacttctctgtcaagcctaggttggctgttgaaccttaccaaatccaaagtagtcccatcacaggtacaggagtacttggggatagtcctcgactcgaccacacaaacgtgttatcttcctcaggggaagattcaaaagaTGACACAGGCAGCGGTACAGTTGTCATCATCCCCAGTCACCACactcaggaaagccatgtccctgctgggctccatgacatcctgtatcccggcagtgcagtgggcacaatgccattcccgagacttacaatgggagactttaagttcaagcctgtgtctgggaggaaatttagacgggcggttaagcatatcaccaactacgatacactccctacagtggtgggcagatccgataaatcttaccaagggggtcccctggtcactaccaacagagaaaatcctaacgaccgatgcaagcccctgggggtggggtgctcatatagacggtcaggtgacacaagggaactggaacaaaaatcaggagctaacctcatcaaatatgaaagaactgctagcggtaaaactcgccctaatacacttccaaaacatcatccgctcccaccacgtaaaagtcttttcggacaatcaggtagtggtagcatacctaaaccaccaagggggcaccaggtcacaaacactgatggaagaaacccggtctatcttctacattgcagaacacaatctgaagtccctaacagccctttacataaagggttcagaaaaccagaccgcagacttcctcagcagaacacgcttgagacagggggagtgggagctgaaacagtcggtattcaaccaaatagtgaaacgttggggagagccagaaatagacctatttgcgGACTTTCAGAATCGGAAAGTGAGGAAGTTCTGCTCAATCGAcccccggggagggccagtagctctggacgctctcacagtcccctggaactatcgcctctcctacgcgttccctccaatatccctcattcccctagtcttgaggaaaattcgggaggagggagcaacagtgataatcatagctccattctggcctcgcaggatatggttttcttggctgagaaagatgtccttagacagtccgtgggttctaccagacacgcaaaatctgttatcccagggcccagtgtgtcaccccaatgtgaaaagcctacatatgacagcctggcttttgaaaggaagctattaagcagcaaagggttttcatccaacctggtgtccacattactacagagtaggaaacccgtaaccaccaaaatatacggcaaagtgtggaaaaaattcatgtctgtatcaggggttgacccagggggggaaatcccaatagataagattctcgaattcctgcaaaagggtttggaaaaagggctagctacgagtactctaaaagttcaggtagcagccttgggagcactatataattatgatctagccagaaaccgatggatcgtgag
This is a stretch of genomic DNA from Ranitomeya variabilis isolate aRanVar5 chromosome 6, aRanVar5.hap1, whole genome shotgun sequence. It encodes these proteins:
- the LOC143782124 gene encoding uncharacterized protein LOC143782124, which codes for MSESEQQVMQEAVQRSPEQAQVQRRLHPQQQRKGNSSSVQRSSSGRSESQRSRGSAKTTRPATIPADTVTRPETGRKSTAKTKHRECAICSDELPSSWEKRLCSVCIKKTIQEETPSFASELKSLIKSQVESAIKGIKATKKKHKKTPESPVSSADESESELSDSNNSSDSDTSSVSSEGGRSCFPIEETDALVKAVRATMGLVEERPKKTAQDIMFSGLEQKRKRAFPVNEKIHSLIKREWKKPDKKALLTPKRKYPFDDPACSSWSKAPKLDVAIAKASKKFALPFEDMGTLKDPMDKKAEVFLKNSWEAAGGGLKPAVAATCTARALMVWLEHLDSQLKGKVSRDTIQKSVSVMKGAAAFLADASVDSARLAARAAAFSNAARRALWLKCWPGDLQTKTKLCSIPCEGEFLFGTTLDDILEKAEDKKKQVGNLRPLLQLVSVCESPGLDVS